One genomic segment of Suttonella sp. R2A3 includes these proteins:
- a CDS encoding TolC family protein, whose translation MGNAKQHGFGVTLFNGQSWKIACLGVGLIVASWAQGRTLPEILQDGLANDPGLAEARANERIADSRLAQSEAQWWPTLGAKARQPIANSRDSSNSFKPVLEAKWTVYDFGRRAAQIERDTLKTDYYAYKTEEAAEELIYELSGFYLEALRAKLSLDVAQGNLQRHRDIVNKLKVIVSYDPGRRSELTQAEGRLLQVEDSIMNYNRTLGLVLLRLSRYVQPAVSENELNDPFTKNSVEALISQYNTSEEDLATHPSFIAQKKELDSIEAELRVAERDRWPKLNLVGQASDDDSSIYLNMDVDVFNRATAPGIEEKEGQIIAARARLDDILRNLSERGQLAELKMREDQSRIDIADSQIRALKQVTRDYEDQFSIAQRSLLDVVNAYSELAGIEQLKVQATYDLMLAKLDYLSSVGALRIWAGIDENAVSRSGGQVVSLAGQAEGASVDKRADDIEMVEVKRSMMALSEAKSNRSDDAQFVEATLPVEPEFSADYAVSVPELVIIPVEKQQDELAAQTALAAQPEPTFVDGFQWAEATMTPIAWNSAATEKARDVVEAEPELIPEPIVEATREEAPIMAKTETIKLESHAAEVALVKPESQATSGDADDNNSRTEPSTGKVESKASADVELVAAKPATSAVTSDSGKSVQRPQVKPEPVTVASAPAPSTASVAAKTPTESVTTTSAVRTQRTLPKPSNNAIGSIFLKGDDRIPTGPKPSAPKPAQQVKTQASQLPTQPVRANAAAVVNSPDVREATISADASQSYVQTNEQGELILVAQPAAL comes from the coding sequence ATGGGTAATGCAAAACAACATGGATTTGGTGTGACATTATTTAACGGACAATCATGGAAAATCGCCTGCCTCGGGGTGGGATTAATCGTTGCCTCATGGGCGCAAGGCCGCACACTCCCGGAAATCTTACAAGACGGGCTGGCGAATGACCCAGGGCTTGCAGAAGCGCGGGCTAATGAGCGTATCGCCGATAGTCGGCTTGCACAAAGTGAGGCGCAATGGTGGCCAACGTTAGGCGCAAAAGCAAGGCAGCCGATTGCAAATAGCCGAGATTCATCAAATAGCTTCAAACCAGTGCTTGAAGCAAAATGGACGGTTTATGATTTTGGTCGCCGTGCCGCGCAAATCGAGCGCGACACGCTTAAAACCGACTATTACGCGTACAAAACCGAAGAAGCCGCTGAAGAGCTGATTTACGAATTATCCGGATTTTATCTCGAAGCATTGCGTGCCAAACTCTCGCTGGATGTTGCACAAGGTAACTTACAGCGCCACCGCGATATCGTTAACAAGCTTAAAGTGATTGTTTCGTATGATCCGGGGCGCCGTTCAGAGTTGACCCAGGCAGAAGGGCGTTTGCTGCAAGTTGAAGACAGCATTATGAATTATAACCGCACGCTAGGGCTCGTTTTGCTGCGTCTGTCGCGCTATGTTCAGCCTGCGGTAAGCGAAAACGAATTGAATGATCCGTTCACCAAAAATAGCGTCGAGGCGTTGATCTCTCAGTACAATACCAGCGAAGAAGACCTCGCTACACATCCGAGCTTTATTGCGCAGAAAAAAGAGCTTGATAGTATTGAAGCAGAGCTACGCGTTGCTGAACGCGATCGTTGGCCAAAACTTAATTTGGTCGGACAAGCTTCAGACGATGATTCGTCGATCTATTTAAATATGGATGTTGACGTGTTTAACCGTGCAACCGCACCAGGTATCGAAGAAAAAGAAGGCCAGATTATCGCGGCTCGAGCGCGTTTAGACGATATTTTGCGCAATTTAAGCGAGCGTGGACAATTGGCTGAGCTGAAAATGCGTGAGGATCAATCGCGGATTGATATTGCCGATAGCCAAATTAGAGCGCTGAAACAAGTCACTCGAGATTACGAAGACCAATTTTCGATTGCGCAGCGCAGCCTGCTCGATGTGGTGAACGCGTATAGCGAACTGGCCGGCATTGAGCAACTGAAAGTGCAAGCGACCTATGATTTGATGCTCGCTAAGCTCGATTACCTGTCATCGGTCGGTGCGCTGCGTATTTGGGCGGGGATTGACGAAAACGCTGTCTCTCGTAGCGGTGGACAAGTCGTCTCATTAGCGGGCCAAGCAGAAGGTGCGTCAGTCGATAAGCGTGCTGATGATATTGAGATGGTTGAGGTGAAACGCTCAATGATGGCTCTATCAGAAGCGAAAAGTAACCGTAGTGACGATGCGCAATTTGTTGAGGCTACGCTACCTGTTGAGCCAGAATTTAGCGCAGATTATGCCGTCTCTGTACCGGAATTGGTGATTATCCCGGTTGAGAAGCAGCAGGATGAGCTTGCCGCACAAACAGCGCTTGCCGCGCAACCAGAGCCGACGTTTGTTGATGGCTTCCAATGGGCTGAGGCAACGATGACACCTATTGCTTGGAACAGCGCTGCAACAGAAAAAGCGCGTGATGTGGTTGAAGCAGAGCCAGAGCTAATCCCTGAGCCTATAGTTGAAGCAACGCGCGAAGAAGCGCCAATTATGGCTAAGACTGAAACAATCAAGCTGGAAAGCCATGCTGCAGAAGTGGCGTTGGTGAAACCAGAATCACAGGCAACATCTGGTGATGCTGATGACAATAATTCGCGTACAGAGCCGTCTACTGGTAAGGTAGAGAGCAAAGCAAGCGCGGATGTCGAGTTAGTCGCAGCGAAACCAGCAACGTCAGCAGTGACAAGCGATTCTGGTAAATCAGTACAACGTCCACAAGTGAAGCCAGAGCCAGTTACTGTAGCGTCTGCACCAGCACCAAGCACAGCATCGGTAGCGGCCAAGACACCGACAGAATCGGTCACAACGACTTCAGCAGTAAGAACACAACGCACCTTGCCTAAGCCATCGAACAATGCGATCGGTAGCATTTTCTTAAAAGGTGATGATCGTATCCCGACGGGTCCGAAACCCAGCGCGCCAAAGCCTGCGCAGCAAGTTAAGACACAGGCGAGTCAGCTGCCGACTCAACCAGTGCGTGCAAACGCTGCCGCAGTGGTAAATTCACCGGATGTGCGTGAGGCTACGATTAGTGCTGACGCCTCACAATCGTATGTGCAAACCAATGAGCAGGGTGAATTGATATTGGTTGCGCAGCCTGCCGCACTGTAA
- a CDS encoding aminopeptidase P N-terminal domain-containing protein, translated as MMHEVLAQSVFAARRTQLFEQLPEGAAVALYAAEPALRNNDVYYPYRQDSYFWYLTGFPEGSAIAVLTRKNSKVHYTLFSAPRNPDKEIWEGKIIGQQGAIDRYGADEAYSIDEADKISDMLADCSRIYTVLGVHEKHDQRITALLRDIHQKTGRGGAPIDAVADLRRIVDEQRMIKSAEEQKLLHRAGQISAAGHRAAMLASRPGAYEYEVQAALEGEFRRQACHWSFNTIVAGGANACCLHYTTNQAPLNDGELLMVDAGAEYAGYAGDISRTHPINGRFTRDQQALYEIVLAAQTAAIDAARPGIRHLELHTQTRRYLMQGMIDEGIISGSLDYWLEENRFMQFFMHGTGHWLGLDVHDVGVYKPEGQSREYRPGMVVTIEPGLYIQPDDTSVDVRWRGIGIRIEDDVIITNSAPDVTTADVPKTVAEIEALLKTCDKRCS; from the coding sequence ATGATGCACGAAGTTTTAGCTCAATCTGTTTTCGCTGCCCGACGCACCCAATTATTTGAACAATTACCGGAAGGGGCTGCGGTGGCACTTTATGCGGCCGAGCCAGCGCTGCGCAATAATGATGTGTACTACCCGTACCGCCAGGACAGCTATTTCTGGTATCTCACTGGATTTCCTGAAGGCTCAGCGATCGCGGTGTTAACACGCAAAAACAGCAAGGTGCACTACACCTTATTCAGCGCCCCACGTAACCCAGATAAAGAAATCTGGGAAGGGAAAATCATCGGTCAACAAGGGGCAATCGATCGCTATGGCGCTGATGAAGCGTATTCGATCGACGAGGCAGACAAGATTAGCGACATGCTCGCTGACTGTAGTCGGATTTATACCGTTTTAGGCGTGCACGAGAAGCATGATCAGCGCATTACCGCGCTGTTGCGCGATATTCACCAGAAAACCGGGCGTGGTGGGGCGCCGATTGACGCGGTTGCCGATCTGCGGCGTATTGTTGATGAACAGCGGATGATTAAAAGCGCTGAAGAACAAAAACTTTTGCATCGCGCGGGGCAGATTAGCGCTGCTGGTCACCGCGCGGCGATGCTCGCTTCTCGCCCTGGAGCGTATGAATACGAAGTGCAAGCCGCATTAGAAGGCGAGTTTCGTCGTCAGGCGTGTCACTGGTCGTTTAACACGATTGTCGCCGGCGGGGCGAATGCCTGCTGTTTGCATTACACCACCAATCAAGCGCCACTCAATGATGGCGAGTTGCTGATGGTAGATGCTGGGGCAGAATACGCCGGTTATGCGGGCGATATCAGCCGTACCCATCCGATTAATGGCCGCTTTACTCGCGATCAGCAAGCGCTGTATGAGATTGTGCTTGCCGCGCAAACCGCGGCAATTGACGCCGCACGTCCCGGGATTCGTCACCTTGAGCTCCACACGCAAACCCGGCGCTATCTGATGCAAGGAATGATCGATGAAGGGATTATCAGCGGCAGCTTGGATTATTGGCTCGAAGAGAACCGCTTCATGCAATTTTTCATGCACGGCACCGGGCATTGGCTGGGGCTTGATGTGCATGATGTTGGGGTGTATAAACCTGAAGGGCAGTCGCGTGAATATCGTCCGGGGATGGTGGTGACTATTGAGCCGGGGTTGTATATTCAACCCGATGATACCAGCGTTGATGTGCGTTGGCGCGGTATAGGGATTCGTATTGAAGATGATGTAATCATCACTAATAGTGCGCCAGATGTCACCACAGCGGATGTGCCAAAAACGGTTGCCGAGATCGAAGCATTATTAAAAACGTGCGACAAGCGTTGTTCATAG
- a CDS encoding type I secretion system permease/ATPase: protein MQFLLENISLLTRLLQHPVSYATLATLTPRDQVGDVDYRALGDVLTHQGFENHLQQRDLNSIPPLALPAVLLFHDGQSAVLKKIEQGKAQIEISGVGEQEVTLEDLNKQYLGYVWFVKPKVAADIRSELPEYRLSKGWFWRVIWRFRRYYYQVIVATFMINTLALVSSLYVMNVYDRVIPNKSYDTLWVLSIGVFIAISFEFIAKMIRGHLTDIAGKKADLIISSALFRRVMQIKMENKPVSAGSYANNLRDFESVREFMTSASLLALVDMPFFLLFIGVMYLVAGKLALVPLMIIPIVLLVGLLAQVPLARSINESMRESSQRQGLAVEAVDGIETLKANNAYNWVQKRWDHYTAKAAASSIKTKDISNMVMNFSTMMQQLNTVVLVLFGTYLIHAEDAPTRITMGALIACVILSGRALAPVGQIAGLAVRYQQAKVALTGVNEVAERPIEYNIDRKYIALDKPKGAVVFDDCTFAYDDSGQMAINKVSLTINAGEKVAIIGRIGSGKSTLLKMIAALYEQQKGLISFDGVDIRQIDPYYLRKQVALLGQNPRLFLGTLRDNLDMARSDGFFRDDVLLEALNRFGVAQIIQQHPKGLDMPIGEGGTGLSGGQQQIVSLARLTLKDPSVVLLDEPTSGLDQNTEQMVLSALRSWLRHRTLVVVTHRPQLLSLVDRIIVMEQGRVVMDGPKKQVLDRLAGNENAPQGSSGAQAKKTASSAPTSVAPQVKQNQNTGKP, encoded by the coding sequence ATGCAATTTTTACTCGAAAACATCAGCTTACTCACTCGCCTGCTGCAGCATCCGGTCTCTTATGCGACGCTTGCGACGCTCACACCGCGCGATCAGGTTGGTGATGTTGATTACCGTGCGCTCGGCGATGTGCTCACGCATCAAGGCTTTGAGAATCATCTGCAGCAGCGCGATCTAAACAGCATTCCGCCGTTAGCCTTGCCAGCGGTGCTGCTGTTTCATGATGGCCAGTCAGCTGTGCTCAAAAAGATCGAGCAGGGTAAGGCGCAGATTGAGATCTCAGGTGTTGGTGAGCAGGAAGTCACCCTAGAAGATTTAAACAAACAATACCTTGGCTATGTTTGGTTTGTGAAGCCGAAGGTGGCTGCCGATATTCGCTCGGAACTCCCAGAATATCGCCTGTCGAAAGGGTGGTTCTGGCGGGTGATTTGGCGCTTCCGTCGCTATTATTACCAAGTGATCGTCGCCACGTTTATGATCAACACCCTTGCCTTGGTCAGCTCGTTGTATGTGATGAACGTGTATGATCGCGTCATCCCAAATAAATCGTATGACACCCTCTGGGTGCTGAGTATTGGCGTATTTATCGCGATCTCATTTGAGTTTATTGCTAAGATGATCCGTGGTCACTTAACCGATATTGCGGGTAAGAAAGCCGATTTGATTATCTCTTCCGCGCTATTTCGCCGCGTAATGCAGATTAAGATGGAAAATAAACCGGTTTCGGCGGGCTCTTATGCTAATAACCTGCGCGATTTTGAATCGGTGCGTGAGTTTATGACCTCAGCAAGCTTATTGGCGCTGGTCGATATGCCGTTTTTTCTGCTCTTTATTGGCGTGATGTATCTGGTGGCTGGCAAACTGGCGCTGGTGCCGCTGATGATTATCCCAATCGTCTTACTGGTTGGTTTGCTGGCGCAGGTACCATTAGCGCGCTCGATTAACGAATCGATGCGTGAATCATCGCAGCGTCAAGGTTTGGCGGTAGAAGCGGTCGATGGGATCGAAACGCTGAAAGCGAATAATGCGTATAACTGGGTGCAAAAGCGCTGGGATCACTACACCGCTAAAGCTGCTGCATCGAGTATTAAAACCAAAGACATCAGCAATATGGTGATGAATTTCTCCACAATGATGCAACAACTCAATACCGTTGTTTTGGTACTCTTTGGCACGTATCTCATCCATGCTGAAGATGCACCGACGCGCATTACCATGGGTGCGTTGATTGCGTGTGTGATTCTATCGGGCCGAGCGCTCGCCCCCGTTGGGCAAATCGCTGGGCTGGCGGTGCGTTATCAGCAGGCGAAAGTCGCGCTCACCGGGGTTAACGAAGTAGCCGAACGTCCGATTGAATACAATATCGATCGTAAATATATCGCTTTGGACAAGCCCAAAGGCGCGGTGGTTTTTGATGATTGTACCTTTGCCTATGACGACAGCGGACAAATGGCGATTAATAAAGTCTCGCTGACGATTAATGCCGGTGAAAAGGTCGCGATTATCGGGCGGATTGGTAGCGGTAAATCTACGCTGCTTAAAATGATTGCCGCGCTTTATGAACAGCAAAAAGGCTTGATTAGTTTCGATGGCGTCGATATCCGACAAATTGATCCGTATTATTTACGCAAACAAGTCGCTTTGCTTGGGCAAAATCCGCGTCTGTTTTTAGGTACGTTACGTGACAACCTTGATATGGCGCGCAGCGATGGCTTTTTCCGCGATGATGTGTTGCTTGAGGCGCTTAATCGCTTTGGGGTGGCGCAAATTATCCAGCAGCATCCAAAAGGCTTGGATATGCCGATTGGCGAGGGTGGTACTGGCCTATCTGGTGGGCAGCAGCAGATTGTTTCCTTAGCGCGCCTCACCTTGAAAGATCCTTCAGTAGTGCTCCTTGATGAACCAACCAGCGGTTTAGATCAGAATACCGAACAGATGGTGCTGAGTGCGCTACGTTCATGGCTGCGTCACCGCACATTGGTGGTCGTCACCCACCGTCCGCAACTGCTTAGCTTGGTTGACCGGATTATTGTGATGGAGCAAGGTCGTGTGGTGATGGATGGGCCGAAGAAACAAGTGCTCGATCGTTTGGCCGGCAATGAAAATGCGCCACAGGGCAGCAGCGGTGCGCAGGCTAAAAAAACGGCATCTAGCGCGCCAACGAGTGTGGCGCCACAAGTCAAACAAAATCAAAATACAGGGAAGCCTTGA
- the rdgB gene encoding RdgB/HAM1 family non-canonical purine NTP pyrophosphatase — MKNCVLASNNRKKIAELRAILESLNIRVHPQSEWDITDAEETGTTFIENAIIKARHAARISGLAAIADDSGICVPALAGAPGVYSARYAGEPSDDGANNAKLLRELSNQSDRSAYYVCAIVYLRHADDPLPLIAQGLWHGEVLKKACGEGGFGYDPLFYLPDLGCSAAELASDDKNRISHRAQALEQLATLLANEHS, encoded by the coding sequence ATGAAAAACTGTGTACTAGCGAGCAATAATCGCAAGAAAATTGCTGAATTGCGCGCGATCCTTGAATCGCTTAACATCCGCGTACACCCACAAAGCGAGTGGGACATCACAGACGCTGAGGAAACCGGCACAACGTTTATCGAAAACGCGATCATTAAGGCACGCCATGCCGCACGTATCAGTGGGCTCGCGGCGATTGCCGATGATTCAGGGATTTGTGTGCCCGCGCTGGCTGGCGCACCGGGCGTTTATTCAGCGCGCTACGCGGGTGAACCCAGCGATGATGGCGCGAATAACGCCAAGCTGTTACGCGAATTGAGCAATCAGTCTGACCGCTCGGCCTATTATGTGTGCGCGATTGTCTATCTACGCCACGCCGATGATCCGCTGCCTTTGATTGCGCAAGGGCTGTGGCATGGTGAGGTACTAAAAAAAGCGTGTGGCGAAGGTGGCTTTGGCTATGATCCACTGTTTTATTTACCTGATCTTGGCTGTAGCGCTGCCGAGCTAGCCAGTGACGACAAAAACCGCATCAGTCACCGCGCACAAGCCTTAGAGCAACTCGCCACACTACTCGCTAACGAGCACTCATAA
- a CDS encoding HlyD family type I secretion periplasmic adaptor subunit: protein MAKNRSMSKKDLKLVSDLNAAMQQEKHRGLWWSVLLLAAFLVVFVVWSYFSVLEEVTRGQGSIIPSSRQQMIQSLDPGIIETLHVEEGQLVEKGDLLVTLDDTRSSAVLRETKAKVINLEAMLARYRAEAHGGPIDFPEDVPLELRNRERSAYSARKKSLDESVSGLQASKRILDEQISRTREMVQRGVSSEIELLRMQRESADLALKINDRQNQYLTDANNELVRTEAELAQARENLAMRADPVARAEIRSPVRGIVNNIKINTVGGVVNAGQDIMEITPVGGKLLVQAYIRPQDVAFIHPEQEAVVKLTAYDFAIYGGLDGEVILISPDTLSDERRPSELNLDAGESYYRVLIETKDSVLTDKNGEELPIIPGMVASVDIKTGEKTVFQYLTKPLTRMKQALRER from the coding sequence ATGGCAAAGAACCGTTCGATGTCGAAAAAAGACCTTAAATTGGTGAGCGACCTTAATGCCGCGATGCAACAAGAAAAACATCGTGGATTATGGTGGAGTGTGTTGCTGCTGGCCGCCTTTTTGGTGGTATTTGTCGTTTGGTCATATTTCAGTGTGCTAGAAGAAGTGACCCGTGGGCAAGGCTCCATTATCCCGAGCTCGCGCCAGCAGATGATTCAAAGCCTGGACCCTGGGATTATCGAAACCTTACACGTTGAAGAAGGGCAGCTGGTTGAAAAAGGCGATTTATTGGTGACCTTGGATGATACGCGTAGCTCAGCCGTATTGCGCGAAACCAAAGCCAAAGTGATCAACCTTGAAGCGATGTTGGCGCGCTATCGTGCCGAAGCGCATGGTGGGCCAATCGATTTCCCTGAAGATGTGCCGCTTGAGCTGCGCAATCGTGAACGCAGCGCTTACAGCGCGCGTAAGAAATCGCTTGATGAGTCGGTTTCTGGTTTGCAGGCGTCTAAGCGCATTTTGGACGAGCAAATTTCGCGCACCCGCGAAATGGTGCAGCGTGGCGTGTCTTCAGAGATTGAATTACTACGCATGCAGCGTGAATCCGCGGATTTGGCGCTGAAAATTAACGACCGTCAGAATCAGTATCTCACCGATGCGAACAATGAACTGGTGCGTACCGAAGCCGAATTAGCGCAGGCTAGAGAAAACCTCGCGATGCGCGCTGATCCGGTTGCGCGCGCTGAGATTCGTTCTCCAGTACGTGGGATTGTCAATAACATCAAAATCAATACCGTTGGTGGGGTGGTTAACGCCGGGCAAGATATTATGGAAATTACCCCGGTAGGTGGTAAATTGCTCGTGCAAGCCTATATCCGCCCGCAGGATGTGGCCTTTATTCACCCAGAGCAAGAAGCGGTGGTGAAGCTCACCGCCTATGATTTTGCGATCTATGGTGGCCTTGATGGCGAGGTAATTTTAATCAGTCCGGATACGCTTAGTGATGAACGCCGTCCTAGCGAGCTTAATTTGGATGCTGGTGAATCGTATTATCGCGTGTTGATTGAGACTAAAGACAGCGTGCTCACCGATAAAAATGGTGAAGAATTGCCGATTATCCCGGGTATGGTGGCTTCTGTGGATATTAAAACCGGTGAGAAAACCGTGTTTCAATATCTCACCAAGCCACTCACGCGGATGAAACAAGCACTGCGTGAGCGGTAA
- a CDS encoding sodium:proton antiporter: MSAFNIIALVLVVTAVFAVINDRFIKLHRTIGVMLIALVMSLMILAAKWLGLIHDDLMTKMIEQARFGETLIQGMLGALLFAGAIHIRAEDLKPRLIPITVLAIVGVLTSTVIVGYLMYYAIHLLSSIELPLLYCFTFAALISPTDPIAVLAILRSIGVSKGLDMDVCGESLFNDGIGLVVFTFFVALTVNAETMSAAEVSIFFAQNVGGAIILGVVSSYIVYLLMRTTTDYHIEILLSLALVFGSFQFAELIGVSAAITVVIVGLVFGHLFHKNMGEKSRASLYTFWEVIDEILNTVLFVMLGVVLLLVPFDTHRLFLGVFAILIVLFGRWVSVVIPVSVMRRWFYFSPRSVRILTWGGLRGGLSIAMALTLPDSTYKEYILLMTYAVVVFSILIQGTTVGKLAGKRQTLGNEYRDPRLYEVTAEKEE, from the coding sequence ATGTCTGCATTTAATATTATCGCCTTGGTGTTGGTGGTTACGGCGGTGTTCGCGGTGATCAATGACCGCTTCATTAAGCTGCATCGCACGATTGGTGTGATGTTGATTGCGCTGGTGATGTCGTTGATGATTTTGGCCGCAAAATGGCTCGGCCTGATTCATGATGATCTGATGACGAAGATGATTGAGCAGGCGCGTTTTGGTGAAACGTTGATTCAAGGGATGCTCGGTGCTTTGCTCTTTGCCGGGGCGATCCATATCCGCGCTGAAGATTTAAAACCGCGCTTGATTCCGATTACTGTGTTAGCGATTGTCGGTGTACTGACCTCCACAGTGATCGTCGGCTATTTGATGTATTACGCCATCCACCTGCTGAGCAGCATCGAACTGCCGCTGCTGTATTGCTTTACCTTTGCTGCGTTGATTTCACCAACCGATCCGATCGCTGTACTCGCCATTTTGCGCTCGATTGGTGTCTCAAAAGGCTTGGATATGGACGTGTGCGGCGAGTCGCTGTTTAACGATGGTATCGGTTTGGTAGTCTTTACCTTTTTTGTTGCTTTGACGGTGAACGCGGAAACGATGAGTGCTGCCGAGGTGTCGATCTTTTTTGCGCAAAATGTGGGTGGGGCGATTATTCTGGGTGTGGTGTCGAGTTACATCGTCTATCTGTTGATGCGCACCACCACCGATTATCATATCGAGATATTGCTCAGCTTGGCGCTGGTGTTTGGCAGTTTCCAGTTTGCAGAACTCATTGGTGTATCGGCCGCGATTACGGTGGTGATTGTGGGTTTGGTGTTTGGTCATTTATTCCACAAAAATATGGGTGAGAAAAGTCGCGCCTCGCTCTATACCTTTTGGGAAGTGATCGATGAAATTTTGAACACCGTGCTATTTGTGATGTTGGGTGTGGTGCTGCTCTTGGTGCCATTTGATACCCACCGCTTGTTCCTAGGCGTTTTTGCGATTCTGATTGTTTTATTCGGTCGCTGGGTGAGCGTGGTGATTCCGGTGAGTGTGATGCGGCGCTGGTTTTATTTCTCGCCACGCTCGGTGCGCATCCTCACATGGGGTGGATTGCGCGGTGGGCTGTCGATTGCTATGGCGCTGACTTTGCCTGATAGCACATATAAAGAATATATATTATTAATGACTTATGCGGTGGTTGTATTCTCCATCCTGATTCAAGGTACCACGGTTGGTAAACTCGCCGGCAAGCGCCAAACGCTTGGTAACGAATACCGTGACCCACGCTTATATGAAGTTACTGCTGAGAAGGAAGAATGA
- the rph gene encoding ribonuclease PH, translated as MRPSQRAHDALRPLTIECNVNKYAEGSALITCGDTKVLCTASVEERVPPFLRGKQQGWVTAEYSMLPRATHDRTVRESARGKQQGRTIEIQRLIGRSLRAVVDLRALGERAITIDCDVLQADGGTRTAAISGSFVALAIAVRTLMKQGKIKQNPLHGQLAAISVGIYRGEAVLDLEYAEDSEAETDMNVVMNDAGAFIEIQGTAEGHAFRREEMDAMLDLAAKGVQDIMAEQRRVLGLNP; from the coding sequence ATGCGACCTTCTCAACGCGCCCATGATGCGCTTCGCCCGTTAACCATCGAATGCAATGTTAATAAATATGCCGAAGGTTCGGCGCTGATTACCTGTGGGGATACAAAAGTTTTGTGCACCGCGAGCGTCGAAGAGCGGGTACCGCCCTTTCTGCGCGGCAAACAGCAAGGCTGGGTGACCGCTGAATACAGTATGCTGCCTCGCGCCACCCACGATCGTACAGTTCGCGAATCAGCACGCGGCAAGCAACAAGGCCGCACGATCGAAATCCAACGCTTGATCGGTCGATCACTGCGTGCAGTGGTCGATTTACGCGCCTTAGGTGAGCGCGCAATCACCATCGATTGCGATGTGCTACAAGCCGATGGTGGCACGCGTACTGCAGCCATTTCTGGCTCTTTTGTCGCGCTCGCGATCGCAGTGCGCACGCTGATGAAGCAAGGCAAAATCAAGCAGAACCCTCTGCACGGTCAGCTCGCAGCGATTTCTGTGGGGATTTATCGCGGTGAGGCGGTGCTTGATCTGGAATACGCCGAAGACAGCGAAGCCGAAACCGATATGAACGTGGTGATGAACGACGCTGGTGCGTTTATCGAAATCCAAGGCACTGCTGAAGGTCATGCTTTCCGGCGTGAAGAGATGGACGCGATGCTCGATTTAGCGGCCAAAGGCGTGCAGGATATTATGGCCGAGCAGCGCCGCGTGCTGGGGTTAAACCCCTAA
- a CDS encoding YicC/YloC family endoribonuclease codes for MTAFARVIREIGDYRVQIEMRSVNHRYLEFSPRLGEAWRGLEPKLRERLGKQLKRGKVDCWIYVEPIEGQRIPELNTQALHTWLERLNSEHYTSLGQPDWAVLLRLPGVLDSASDDDLPSEQAVLAVFDEVLGQLREQRAAEGEAMAAVINARLQAVGEEVAALRAHYPSVKAGIEADMRTKFDALTVEVDSQRFEQELVFLLAKADVDEELDRLDFHIQQTREALAQSGAVGRRLDFLMQEFNREANTLGSKSADAVFSRAAVNLKVLIEQMREQVQNIE; via the coding sequence ATGACAGCATTTGCGCGCGTGATTCGCGAGATTGGGGACTATCGCGTGCAAATTGAGATGCGCTCGGTGAATCACCGCTACTTAGAATTCTCACCGCGTTTGGGGGAGGCTTGGCGAGGACTGGAGCCGAAGTTGCGTGAGCGATTGGGTAAACAGCTCAAGCGCGGCAAGGTGGATTGCTGGATCTACGTTGAGCCGATCGAAGGTCAGCGCATCCCTGAGCTCAATACGCAAGCGTTGCACACCTGGCTTGAACGCTTAAATTCTGAGCACTACACAAGCCTGGGACAACCCGATTGGGCGGTGCTGCTCAGATTGCCAGGCGTGTTAGATAGCGCAAGCGATGATGATCTGCCTTCAGAGCAAGCCGTTCTGGCGGTGTTTGACGAAGTGCTTGGCCAATTACGCGAGCAACGCGCTGCGGAAGGTGAGGCGATGGCTGCGGTGATCAACGCGCGTTTGCAAGCGGTTGGCGAAGAGGTTGCTGCGCTGCGCGCGCATTATCCGAGCGTTAAAGCCGGTATTGAAGCGGATATGCGGACAAAGTTCGATGCGCTCACTGTGGAGGTGGATAGTCAGCGCTTTGAGCAAGAGTTGGTCTTTTTATTGGCTAAAGCGGATGTCGATGAAGAGCTCGATCGCTTGGATTTTCATATCCAACAAACGAGAGAGGCGCTTGCACAATCGGGTGCAGTCGGCCGACGCCTGGATTTTCTCATGCAGGAGTTTAACCGCGAGGCGAATACGCTCGGATCAAAATCGGCAGATGCGGTGTTTAGTCGTGCTGCGGTGAATCTCAAAGTCTTGATTGAGCAAATGCGCGAGCAAGTACAAAATATCGAGTAA